The following are encoded in a window of Sinomonas cyclohexanicum genomic DNA:
- the dxr gene encoding 1-deoxy-D-xylulose-5-phosphate reductoisomerase: MQTPGSEPHPETQRSVIILGSTGSIGTQALDVVDGAPHRFRVTALSAGGGNLGLLAVQAVRTRAEAVGIATGSVDELRALVEGEAAAHGAAGYAPELFSGPEASTRIAAWSGASGRADVVLNGITGSIGLAPTLAALASGASLALANKESLIVGGTLVTGAAAPGQIVPVDSEHSAIAQCLRAGRADEVEKLILTASGGPFRGRTRAELAGVTPAQALNHPTWDMGKVVTTNSATLVNKGLELIEAHLLFGVPLGAIDVVVHPQSVVHSMVQFADGSVIAQASPPDMRLPIALGLGWPDRVPGAALPCDWSQATAWTFEPLDAAAFPAVEIARDAAKQGTTFPAVFNAANEEAVEAFHEGRIGFLDIVDTVEAVLSEHGGSSELSVDSVLAAEEWARARAHERLGTQKS; this comes from the coding sequence ATGCAGACACCCGGTTCCGAGCCGCACCCAGAGACCCAGCGTTCCGTCATCATCCTCGGCTCGACCGGCAGCATCGGCACCCAGGCGCTGGACGTCGTCGACGGCGCGCCGCACCGGTTCCGCGTCACGGCCCTGAGCGCCGGCGGGGGCAACCTCGGGCTCCTCGCGGTCCAGGCCGTCCGCACCCGCGCCGAGGCGGTCGGCATCGCGACCGGCAGCGTCGACGAGCTGCGCGCCCTCGTCGAGGGCGAGGCCGCCGCCCACGGGGCCGCCGGCTACGCCCCCGAGCTCTTCTCCGGCCCCGAGGCGTCCACCCGCATCGCCGCGTGGAGCGGCGCGAGCGGCCGGGCCGACGTCGTGCTCAACGGCATCACCGGGAGCATCGGGCTCGCCCCGACGCTCGCGGCCCTCGCCTCCGGCGCGTCCCTCGCGCTCGCGAACAAGGAGAGCCTCATCGTGGGCGGCACGCTCGTCACGGGGGCCGCCGCGCCGGGCCAGATCGTGCCCGTGGACTCCGAGCACTCCGCGATCGCCCAGTGCCTGCGGGCCGGCCGCGCGGATGAGGTCGAGAAGCTCATCCTGACCGCCTCTGGCGGCCCGTTCCGCGGCCGCACCCGCGCCGAGCTCGCCGGGGTGACCCCGGCGCAGGCGCTCAACCACCCGACCTGGGATATGGGAAAGGTCGTCACCACGAACTCGGCCACGCTCGTGAACAAGGGCCTCGAGCTCATCGAGGCCCACCTCCTGTTCGGGGTGCCGCTCGGGGCGATCGACGTCGTCGTGCATCCCCAGTCCGTGGTGCACTCAATGGTCCAGTTCGCCGACGGCTCCGTGATCGCGCAGGCGAGTCCGCCGGACATGCGCCTGCCCATCGCCCTGGGGCTGGGCTGGCCGGACCGCGTCCCCGGCGCGGCGCTGCCGTGCGACTGGAGCCAGGCCACCGCGTGGACGTTCGAGCCGCTCGACGCCGCGGCGTTCCCCGCGGTGGAGATCGCCCGCGACGCCGCGAAGCAGGGCACCACGTTCCCCGCGGTCTTCAACGCAGCCAACGAGGAGGCGGTCGAGGCCTTCCACGAGGGCAGGATCGGATTCCTGGACATCGTCGACACCGTCGAGGCGGTCCTGTCGGAGCATGGAGGTTCCTCGGAGCTCTCTGTGGATTCCGTCCTGGCGGCCGAGGAGTGGGCACGCGCGCGGGCCCACGAGCGTTTGGGTACGCAGAAGTCCTAG